Proteins encoded together in one Columba livia isolate bColLiv1 breed racing homer chromosome 3, bColLiv1.pat.W.v2, whole genome shotgun sequence window:
- the SYNCRIP gene encoding heterogeneous nuclear ribonucleoprotein Q isoform X1: MATEHVNGNGTEEPMDTSAAVTHSEHFQTLLDAGLPQKVAEKLDEIYVAGLVAHSDLDERAIEALKEFNEEGALAVLQQFKDSDLSHVQNKSAFLCGVMKTYRQREKQGTKVADSSKGPDEAKIKALLERTGYTLDVTTGQRKYGGPPPESVYSGQQPSVGTEIFVGKIPRDLFEDELVPLFEKAGPIWDLRLMMDPLTGLNRGYAFVTFCTKEAAQEAVKLYNNHEIRSGKHIGVCISVANNRLFVGSIPKSKTKEQIVEEFSKVTEGLTDVILYHQPDDKKKNRGFCFLEYEDHKTAAQARRRLMSGKVKVWGNVVTVEWADPIEDPDPEVMAKVKVLFVRNLANTVTEEILEKAFSQFGKLERVKKLKDYAFIHFDERDGAVKAMEEMNGKDLEGENIEIVFAKPPDQKRKERKAQRQAAKNQMYDDYYYYGPPHMPPPTRGRGRGGRGGYGYPPDYYGYEDYYDYYGYDYHNYRGGYEDPYYGYEDFQVGARGRGGRGARGAAPSRGRGAAPPRGRAGYAQRGGPGSARGVRGARGGAQQQRGRGVRGARGGRGGNVGGKRKADGYNQPDSKRRQTNNQNWGSQPIAQQPLQGGDHSGNYGYKSENQEFYQDSFGQQWK, translated from the exons ATGGCTACTGAACATGTTAACGGGAATGGTACTGAAGAGCCCATGGATACTTCTGCTGCAGTTACCCATTCTGAGCATTTCCAGACATTGCTTGATGCTGGTTTACCACAGAAAGTTGCTGAAAAACTAGATGAAATTTACGTTGCAG ggCTAGTTGCACATAGTGATCTAGATGAAAGAGCTATTGAAGCATTAAAGGAATTTAACGAAGAAGGTGCATTGGCAGTGCTTCAGCAGTTTAAAGACAGTGATCTTTCACATGTTCAG AACAAAAGTGCCTTTTTATGTGGAGTCATGAAGACATACAGGCAGAGGGAAAAACAGGGGACCAAGGTGGCAGATTCTAGCAAAGGACCAGATGAGGCAAAAATAAAG GCACTCTTGGAGAGAACTGGCTACACTCTTGATGTGACTACTGGACAGAGAAAGTATGGTGGACCTCCTCCAGAGTCTGTATATTCAGGACAACAGCCTTCTGTTGGTACAGAG ATATTTGTGGGCAAGATTCCAAGAGACTTGTTTGAAGATGAACTTGTTCCATTATTTGAGAAAGCTGGCCCTATATGGGATCTCCGCTTAATGATGGATCCACTAACTGGTCTAAATAGAGGATATGCTTTTGTCACTTTTTGTACTAAAGAGGCAGCTCAGGAAGCTGTTAAACTG tacaaCAACCATGAAATTCGTTCTGGAAAACACATTGGTGTATGCATCTCTGTTGCAAATAATAGGCTTTTTGTTGGTTCTATTCCTAAGAGTAAAACCAAGGAGCAAATTGTTGAAGAATTTAGCAAAGTAACAG AGGGTCTTACAGATGTCATATTATATCATCAGCCTGATGACAAGAAAAAGAACCGAGGTTTCTGTTTCCTTGAATATGAAGATCACAAAACTGCTGCTCAGGCCAGACGTAGGTTAATGAGCGGCAAAGTGAAAGTCTGGGGAAATGTTGTTACAGTTGAATGGGCTGACCCTATAGAAGATCCAGATCCTGAAGTCATGGCAAAG gtaAAAGTTTTGTTTGTACGCAATCTTGCCAATACTGTAACAGAGGAGATACTAGAAAAAGCCTTCAGTCAATTTGGAAAGCTAGAGCGAGTGAAGAAGCTAAAAGACTATGCTTTCATTCATTTTGATGAACGAGATGGTGCTGTAAAG GCAATGGAAGAAATGAATGGCAAAGATTTAGAGGGAGAAAACATTGAAATTGTTTTTGCTAAGCCACCAGatcaaaaaaggaaagaacgGAAAGCTCAGAGACAAGCGGCTAAAAATCAGAT gTATGATGATTACTACTATTACGGTCCACCTCATATGCCCCCTCCAACAAGAGGTCGAGGCCGAGGAGGGAGAGGTGGTTATGGATATCCTCCTGACTATTATGGATATGAAgattattatgattattatgGCTATGACTACCATAACTATCGTGGTGGATATGAAGATCCTTACTATGGTTATGAAGATTTTCAAGTTGGAGCTAGAGGAAGGGGTGGTAGAGGAGCAAGGGGTGCTGCTCCATCCAGAGGTCGCGGGGCTGCTCCTCCCCGTGGCAGAGCCGGTTATGCACAGAGAGGTGGTCCTGGATCAGCAAGAGGCGTTCGTGGTGCGAGAGGAGGTGCCCAGCAACAAAGAGGCCGCGGGGTACGTGGTGCGAGGGGTGGCCGCGGTGGAAATGTAGGAGGAAAGCGCAAAGCTGATGGGTACAACCAGCCAGATTCCAAGCGGCGCCAGACCAATAATCAGAACTGGGGCTCCCAACCCATTGCTCAGCAACCGCTCCAAGGTGGTGATCATTCTGGTAACTATGGTTACAAATCTGAAAACCAGGAGTTTTATCAGGATTCTTTTGGGCAACAGTGGAAATAG
- the SYNCRIP gene encoding heterogeneous nuclear ribonucleoprotein Q isoform X6: MKTYRQREKQGTKVADSSKGPDEAKIKALLERTGYTLDVTTGQRKYGGPPPESVYSGQQPSVGTEIFVGKIPRDLFEDELVPLFEKAGPIWDLRLMMDPLTGLNRGYAFVTFCTKEAAQEAVKLYNNHEIRSGKHIGVCISVANNRLFVGSIPKSKTKEQIVEEFSKVTEGLTDVILYHQPDDKKKNRGFCFLEYEDHKTAAQARRRLMSGKVKVWGNVVTVEWADPIEDPDPEVMAKVKVLFVRNLANTVTEEILEKAFSQFGKLERVKKLKDYAFIHFDERDGAVKAMEEMNGKDLEGENIEIVFAKPPDQKRKERKAQRQAAKNQMYDDYYYYGPPHMPPPTRGRGRGGRGGYGYPPDYYGYEDYYDYYGYDYHNYRGGYEDPYYGYEDFQVGARGRGGRGARGAAPSRGRGAAPPRGRAGYAQRGGPGSARGVRGARGGAQQQRGRGVRGARGGRGGNVGGKRKADGYNQPDSKRRQTNNQNWGSQPIAQQPLQGGDHSGNYGYKSENQEFYQDSFGQQWK; encoded by the exons ATGAAGACATACAGGCAGAGGGAAAAACAGGGGACCAAGGTGGCAGATTCTAGCAAAGGACCAGATGAGGCAAAAATAAAG GCACTCTTGGAGAGAACTGGCTACACTCTTGATGTGACTACTGGACAGAGAAAGTATGGTGGACCTCCTCCAGAGTCTGTATATTCAGGACAACAGCCTTCTGTTGGTACAGAG ATATTTGTGGGCAAGATTCCAAGAGACTTGTTTGAAGATGAACTTGTTCCATTATTTGAGAAAGCTGGCCCTATATGGGATCTCCGCTTAATGATGGATCCACTAACTGGTCTAAATAGAGGATATGCTTTTGTCACTTTTTGTACTAAAGAGGCAGCTCAGGAAGCTGTTAAACTG tacaaCAACCATGAAATTCGTTCTGGAAAACACATTGGTGTATGCATCTCTGTTGCAAATAATAGGCTTTTTGTTGGTTCTATTCCTAAGAGTAAAACCAAGGAGCAAATTGTTGAAGAATTTAGCAAAGTAACAG AGGGTCTTACAGATGTCATATTATATCATCAGCCTGATGACAAGAAAAAGAACCGAGGTTTCTGTTTCCTTGAATATGAAGATCACAAAACTGCTGCTCAGGCCAGACGTAGGTTAATGAGCGGCAAAGTGAAAGTCTGGGGAAATGTTGTTACAGTTGAATGGGCTGACCCTATAGAAGATCCAGATCCTGAAGTCATGGCAAAG gtaAAAGTTTTGTTTGTACGCAATCTTGCCAATACTGTAACAGAGGAGATACTAGAAAAAGCCTTCAGTCAATTTGGAAAGCTAGAGCGAGTGAAGAAGCTAAAAGACTATGCTTTCATTCATTTTGATGAACGAGATGGTGCTGTAAAG GCAATGGAAGAAATGAATGGCAAAGATTTAGAGGGAGAAAACATTGAAATTGTTTTTGCTAAGCCACCAGatcaaaaaaggaaagaacgGAAAGCTCAGAGACAAGCGGCTAAAAATCAGAT gTATGATGATTACTACTATTACGGTCCACCTCATATGCCCCCTCCAACAAGAGGTCGAGGCCGAGGAGGGAGAGGTGGTTATGGATATCCTCCTGACTATTATGGATATGAAgattattatgattattatgGCTATGACTACCATAACTATCGTGGTGGATATGAAGATCCTTACTATGGTTATGAAGATTTTCAAGTTGGAGCTAGAGGAAGGGGTGGTAGAGGAGCAAGGGGTGCTGCTCCATCCAGAGGTCGCGGGGCTGCTCCTCCCCGTGGCAGAGCCGGTTATGCACAGAGAGGTGGTCCTGGATCAGCAAGAGGCGTTCGTGGTGCGAGAGGAGGTGCCCAGCAACAAAGAGGCCGCGGGGTACGTGGTGCGAGGGGTGGCCGCGGTGGAAATGTAGGAGGAAAGCGCAAAGCTGATGGGTACAACCAGCCAGATTCCAAGCGGCGCCAGACCAATAATCAGAACTGGGGCTCCCAACCCATTGCTCAGCAACCGCTCCAAGGTGGTGATCATTCTGGTAACTATGGTTACAAATCTGAAAACCAGGAGTTTTATCAGGATTCTTTTGGGCAACAGTGGAAATAG
- the SYNCRIP gene encoding heterogeneous nuclear ribonucleoprotein Q isoform X7 — protein sequence MKTYRQREKQGTKVADSSKGPDEAKIKALLERTGYTLDVTTGQRKYGGPPPESVYSGQQPSVGTEIFVGKIPRDLFEDELVPLFEKAGPIWDLRLMMDPLTGLNRGYAFVTFCTKEAAQEAVKLYNNHEIRSGKHIGVCISVANNRLFVGSIPKSKTKEQIVEEFSKVTEGLTDVILYHQPDDKKKNRGFCFLEYEDHKTAAQARRRLMSGKVKVWGNVVTVEWADPIEDPDPEVMAKVKVLFVRNLANTVTEEILEKAFSQFGKLERVKKLKDYAFIHFDERDGAVKAMEEMNGKDLEGENIEIVFAKPPDQKRKERKAQRQAAKNQMYDDYYYYGPPHMPPPTRGRGRGGRGGYGYPPDYYGYEDYYDYYGYDYHNYRGGYEDPYYGYEDFQVGARGRGGRGARGAAPSRGRGAAPPRGRAGYAQRGGPGSARGVRGARGGAQQQRGRGVRGARGGRGGNVGGKRKADGYNQPDSKRRQTNNQNWGSQPIAQQPLQAGKRGRGRS from the exons ATGAAGACATACAGGCAGAGGGAAAAACAGGGGACCAAGGTGGCAGATTCTAGCAAAGGACCAGATGAGGCAAAAATAAAG GCACTCTTGGAGAGAACTGGCTACACTCTTGATGTGACTACTGGACAGAGAAAGTATGGTGGACCTCCTCCAGAGTCTGTATATTCAGGACAACAGCCTTCTGTTGGTACAGAG ATATTTGTGGGCAAGATTCCAAGAGACTTGTTTGAAGATGAACTTGTTCCATTATTTGAGAAAGCTGGCCCTATATGGGATCTCCGCTTAATGATGGATCCACTAACTGGTCTAAATAGAGGATATGCTTTTGTCACTTTTTGTACTAAAGAGGCAGCTCAGGAAGCTGTTAAACTG tacaaCAACCATGAAATTCGTTCTGGAAAACACATTGGTGTATGCATCTCTGTTGCAAATAATAGGCTTTTTGTTGGTTCTATTCCTAAGAGTAAAACCAAGGAGCAAATTGTTGAAGAATTTAGCAAAGTAACAG AGGGTCTTACAGATGTCATATTATATCATCAGCCTGATGACAAGAAAAAGAACCGAGGTTTCTGTTTCCTTGAATATGAAGATCACAAAACTGCTGCTCAGGCCAGACGTAGGTTAATGAGCGGCAAAGTGAAAGTCTGGGGAAATGTTGTTACAGTTGAATGGGCTGACCCTATAGAAGATCCAGATCCTGAAGTCATGGCAAAG gtaAAAGTTTTGTTTGTACGCAATCTTGCCAATACTGTAACAGAGGAGATACTAGAAAAAGCCTTCAGTCAATTTGGAAAGCTAGAGCGAGTGAAGAAGCTAAAAGACTATGCTTTCATTCATTTTGATGAACGAGATGGTGCTGTAAAG GCAATGGAAGAAATGAATGGCAAAGATTTAGAGGGAGAAAACATTGAAATTGTTTTTGCTAAGCCACCAGatcaaaaaaggaaagaacgGAAAGCTCAGAGACAAGCGGCTAAAAATCAGAT gTATGATGATTACTACTATTACGGTCCACCTCATATGCCCCCTCCAACAAGAGGTCGAGGCCGAGGAGGGAGAGGTGGTTATGGATATCCTCCTGACTATTATGGATATGAAgattattatgattattatgGCTATGACTACCATAACTATCGTGGTGGATATGAAGATCCTTACTATGGTTATGAAGATTTTCAAGTTGGAGCTAGAGGAAGGGGTGGTAGAGGAGCAAGGGGTGCTGCTCCATCCAGAGGTCGCGGGGCTGCTCCTCCCCGTGGCAGAGCCGGTTATGCACAGAGAGGTGGTCCTGGATCAGCAAGAGGCGTTCGTGGTGCGAGAGGAGGTGCCCAGCAACAAAGAGGCCGCGGGGTACGTGGTGCGAGGGGTGGCCGCGGTGGAAATGTAGGAGGAAAGCGCAAAGCTGATGGGTACAACCAGCCAGATTCCAAGCGGCGCCAGACCAATAATCAGAACTGGGGCTCCCAACCCATTGCTCAGCAACCGCTCCAAG
- the SYNCRIP gene encoding heterogeneous nuclear ribonucleoprotein Q isoform X3, with protein MATEHVNGNGTEEPMDTSAAVTHSEHFQTLLDAGLPQKVAEKLDEIYVAGLVAHSDLDERAIEALKEFNEEGALAVLQQFKDSDLSHVQNKSAFLCGVMKTYRQREKQGTKVADSSKGPDEAKIKALLERTGYTLDVTTGQRKYGGPPPESVYSGQQPSVGTEIFVGKIPRDLFEDELVPLFEKAGPIWDLRLMMDPLTGLNRGYAFVTFCTKEAAQEAVKLYNNHEIRSGKHIGVCISVANNRLFVGSIPKSKTKEQIVEEFSKVTEGLTDVILYHQPDDKKKNRGFCFLEYEDHKTAAQARRRLMSGKVKVWGNVVTVEWADPIEDPDPEVMAKVKVLFVRNLANTVTEEILEKAFSQFGKLERVKKLKDYAFIHFDERDGAVKAMEEMNGKDLEGENIEIVFAKPPDQKRKERKAQRQAAKNQMYDDYYYYGPPHMPPPTRGRGRGGRGGYGYPPDYYGYEDYYDYYGYDYHNYRGGYEDPYYGYEDFQVGARGRGGRGARGAAPSRGRGAAPPRGRAGYAQRGGPGSARGVRGARGGAQQQRGRGVRGARGGRGGNVGGKRKADGYNQPDSKRRQTNNQNWGSQPIAQQPLQGKRGRGRS; from the exons ATGGCTACTGAACATGTTAACGGGAATGGTACTGAAGAGCCCATGGATACTTCTGCTGCAGTTACCCATTCTGAGCATTTCCAGACATTGCTTGATGCTGGTTTACCACAGAAAGTTGCTGAAAAACTAGATGAAATTTACGTTGCAG ggCTAGTTGCACATAGTGATCTAGATGAAAGAGCTATTGAAGCATTAAAGGAATTTAACGAAGAAGGTGCATTGGCAGTGCTTCAGCAGTTTAAAGACAGTGATCTTTCACATGTTCAG AACAAAAGTGCCTTTTTATGTGGAGTCATGAAGACATACAGGCAGAGGGAAAAACAGGGGACCAAGGTGGCAGATTCTAGCAAAGGACCAGATGAGGCAAAAATAAAG GCACTCTTGGAGAGAACTGGCTACACTCTTGATGTGACTACTGGACAGAGAAAGTATGGTGGACCTCCTCCAGAGTCTGTATATTCAGGACAACAGCCTTCTGTTGGTACAGAG ATATTTGTGGGCAAGATTCCAAGAGACTTGTTTGAAGATGAACTTGTTCCATTATTTGAGAAAGCTGGCCCTATATGGGATCTCCGCTTAATGATGGATCCACTAACTGGTCTAAATAGAGGATATGCTTTTGTCACTTTTTGTACTAAAGAGGCAGCTCAGGAAGCTGTTAAACTG tacaaCAACCATGAAATTCGTTCTGGAAAACACATTGGTGTATGCATCTCTGTTGCAAATAATAGGCTTTTTGTTGGTTCTATTCCTAAGAGTAAAACCAAGGAGCAAATTGTTGAAGAATTTAGCAAAGTAACAG AGGGTCTTACAGATGTCATATTATATCATCAGCCTGATGACAAGAAAAAGAACCGAGGTTTCTGTTTCCTTGAATATGAAGATCACAAAACTGCTGCTCAGGCCAGACGTAGGTTAATGAGCGGCAAAGTGAAAGTCTGGGGAAATGTTGTTACAGTTGAATGGGCTGACCCTATAGAAGATCCAGATCCTGAAGTCATGGCAAAG gtaAAAGTTTTGTTTGTACGCAATCTTGCCAATACTGTAACAGAGGAGATACTAGAAAAAGCCTTCAGTCAATTTGGAAAGCTAGAGCGAGTGAAGAAGCTAAAAGACTATGCTTTCATTCATTTTGATGAACGAGATGGTGCTGTAAAG GCAATGGAAGAAATGAATGGCAAAGATTTAGAGGGAGAAAACATTGAAATTGTTTTTGCTAAGCCACCAGatcaaaaaaggaaagaacgGAAAGCTCAGAGACAAGCGGCTAAAAATCAGAT gTATGATGATTACTACTATTACGGTCCACCTCATATGCCCCCTCCAACAAGAGGTCGAGGCCGAGGAGGGAGAGGTGGTTATGGATATCCTCCTGACTATTATGGATATGAAgattattatgattattatgGCTATGACTACCATAACTATCGTGGTGGATATGAAGATCCTTACTATGGTTATGAAGATTTTCAAGTTGGAGCTAGAGGAAGGGGTGGTAGAGGAGCAAGGGGTGCTGCTCCATCCAGAGGTCGCGGGGCTGCTCCTCCCCGTGGCAGAGCCGGTTATGCACAGAGAGGTGGTCCTGGATCAGCAAGAGGCGTTCGTGGTGCGAGAGGAGGTGCCCAGCAACAAAGAGGCCGCGGGGTACGTGGTGCGAGGGGTGGCCGCGGTGGAAATGTAGGAGGAAAGCGCAAAGCTGATGGGTACAACCAGCCAGATTCCAAGCGGCGCCAGACCAATAATCAGAACTGGGGCTCCCAACCCATTGCTCAGCAACCGCTCCAAG
- the SYNCRIP gene encoding heterogeneous nuclear ribonucleoprotein Q isoform X2, which translates to MATEHVNGNGTEEPMDTSAAVTHSEHFQTLLDAGLPQKVAEKLDEIYVAGLVAHSDLDERAIEALKEFNEEGALAVLQQFKDSDLSHVQNKSAFLCGVMKTYRQREKQGTKVADSSKGPDEAKIKALLERTGYTLDVTTGQRKYGGPPPESVYSGQQPSVGTEIFVGKIPRDLFEDELVPLFEKAGPIWDLRLMMDPLTGLNRGYAFVTFCTKEAAQEAVKLYNNHEIRSGKHIGVCISVANNRLFVGSIPKSKTKEQIVEEFSKVTEGLTDVILYHQPDDKKKNRGFCFLEYEDHKTAAQARRRLMSGKVKVWGNVVTVEWADPIEDPDPEVMAKVKVLFVRNLANTVTEEILEKAFSQFGKLERVKKLKDYAFIHFDERDGAVKAMEEMNGKDLEGENIEIVFAKPPDQKRKERKAQRQAAKNQMYDDYYYYGPPHMPPPTRGRGRGGRGGYGYPPDYYGYEDYYDYYGYDYHNYRGGYEDPYYGYEDFQVGARGRGGRGARGAAPSRGRGAAPPRGRAGYAQRGGPGSARGVRGARGGAQQQRGRGVRGARGGRGGNVGGKRKADGYNQPDSKRRQTNNQNWGSQPIAQQPLQAGKRGRGRS; encoded by the exons ATGGCTACTGAACATGTTAACGGGAATGGTACTGAAGAGCCCATGGATACTTCTGCTGCAGTTACCCATTCTGAGCATTTCCAGACATTGCTTGATGCTGGTTTACCACAGAAAGTTGCTGAAAAACTAGATGAAATTTACGTTGCAG ggCTAGTTGCACATAGTGATCTAGATGAAAGAGCTATTGAAGCATTAAAGGAATTTAACGAAGAAGGTGCATTGGCAGTGCTTCAGCAGTTTAAAGACAGTGATCTTTCACATGTTCAG AACAAAAGTGCCTTTTTATGTGGAGTCATGAAGACATACAGGCAGAGGGAAAAACAGGGGACCAAGGTGGCAGATTCTAGCAAAGGACCAGATGAGGCAAAAATAAAG GCACTCTTGGAGAGAACTGGCTACACTCTTGATGTGACTACTGGACAGAGAAAGTATGGTGGACCTCCTCCAGAGTCTGTATATTCAGGACAACAGCCTTCTGTTGGTACAGAG ATATTTGTGGGCAAGATTCCAAGAGACTTGTTTGAAGATGAACTTGTTCCATTATTTGAGAAAGCTGGCCCTATATGGGATCTCCGCTTAATGATGGATCCACTAACTGGTCTAAATAGAGGATATGCTTTTGTCACTTTTTGTACTAAAGAGGCAGCTCAGGAAGCTGTTAAACTG tacaaCAACCATGAAATTCGTTCTGGAAAACACATTGGTGTATGCATCTCTGTTGCAAATAATAGGCTTTTTGTTGGTTCTATTCCTAAGAGTAAAACCAAGGAGCAAATTGTTGAAGAATTTAGCAAAGTAACAG AGGGTCTTACAGATGTCATATTATATCATCAGCCTGATGACAAGAAAAAGAACCGAGGTTTCTGTTTCCTTGAATATGAAGATCACAAAACTGCTGCTCAGGCCAGACGTAGGTTAATGAGCGGCAAAGTGAAAGTCTGGGGAAATGTTGTTACAGTTGAATGGGCTGACCCTATAGAAGATCCAGATCCTGAAGTCATGGCAAAG gtaAAAGTTTTGTTTGTACGCAATCTTGCCAATACTGTAACAGAGGAGATACTAGAAAAAGCCTTCAGTCAATTTGGAAAGCTAGAGCGAGTGAAGAAGCTAAAAGACTATGCTTTCATTCATTTTGATGAACGAGATGGTGCTGTAAAG GCAATGGAAGAAATGAATGGCAAAGATTTAGAGGGAGAAAACATTGAAATTGTTTTTGCTAAGCCACCAGatcaaaaaaggaaagaacgGAAAGCTCAGAGACAAGCGGCTAAAAATCAGAT gTATGATGATTACTACTATTACGGTCCACCTCATATGCCCCCTCCAACAAGAGGTCGAGGCCGAGGAGGGAGAGGTGGTTATGGATATCCTCCTGACTATTATGGATATGAAgattattatgattattatgGCTATGACTACCATAACTATCGTGGTGGATATGAAGATCCTTACTATGGTTATGAAGATTTTCAAGTTGGAGCTAGAGGAAGGGGTGGTAGAGGAGCAAGGGGTGCTGCTCCATCCAGAGGTCGCGGGGCTGCTCCTCCCCGTGGCAGAGCCGGTTATGCACAGAGAGGTGGTCCTGGATCAGCAAGAGGCGTTCGTGGTGCGAGAGGAGGTGCCCAGCAACAAAGAGGCCGCGGGGTACGTGGTGCGAGGGGTGGCCGCGGTGGAAATGTAGGAGGAAAGCGCAAAGCTGATGGGTACAACCAGCCAGATTCCAAGCGGCGCCAGACCAATAATCAGAACTGGGGCTCCCAACCCATTGCTCAGCAACCGCTCCAAG
- the SYNCRIP gene encoding heterogeneous nuclear ribonucleoprotein Q isoform X5 — MATEHVNGNGTEEPMDTSAAVTHSEHFQTLLDAGLPQKVAEKLDEIYVAGLVAHSDLDERAIEALKEFNEEGALAVLQQFKDSDLSHVQNKSAFLCGVMKTYRQREKQGTKVADSSKGPDEAKIKALLERTGYTLDVTTGQRKYGGPPPESVYSGQQPSVGTEIFVGKIPRDLFEDELVPLFEKAGPIWDLRLMMDPLTGLNRGYAFVTFCTKEAAQEAVKLYNNHEIRSGKHIGVCISVANNRLFVGSIPKSKTKEQIVEEFSKVTEGLTDVILYHQPDDKKKNRGFCFLEYEDHKTAAQARRRLMSGKVKVWGNVVTVEWADPIEDPDPEVMAKVKVLFVRNLANTVTEEILEKAFSQFGKLERVKKLKDYAFIHFDERDGAVKAMEEMNGKDLEGENIEIVFAKPPDQKRKERKAQRQAAKNQMYDDYYYYGPPHMPPPTRGRGRGGRGGYGYPPDYYGYEDYYDYYGYDYHNYRGGYEDPYYGYEDFQVGARGRGGRGARGAAPSRGRGAAPPRGRAGYAQRGGPGSARGVRGARGGAQQQRGRGGKGVEAGPDLLQ, encoded by the exons ATGGCTACTGAACATGTTAACGGGAATGGTACTGAAGAGCCCATGGATACTTCTGCTGCAGTTACCCATTCTGAGCATTTCCAGACATTGCTTGATGCTGGTTTACCACAGAAAGTTGCTGAAAAACTAGATGAAATTTACGTTGCAG ggCTAGTTGCACATAGTGATCTAGATGAAAGAGCTATTGAAGCATTAAAGGAATTTAACGAAGAAGGTGCATTGGCAGTGCTTCAGCAGTTTAAAGACAGTGATCTTTCACATGTTCAG AACAAAAGTGCCTTTTTATGTGGAGTCATGAAGACATACAGGCAGAGGGAAAAACAGGGGACCAAGGTGGCAGATTCTAGCAAAGGACCAGATGAGGCAAAAATAAAG GCACTCTTGGAGAGAACTGGCTACACTCTTGATGTGACTACTGGACAGAGAAAGTATGGTGGACCTCCTCCAGAGTCTGTATATTCAGGACAACAGCCTTCTGTTGGTACAGAG ATATTTGTGGGCAAGATTCCAAGAGACTTGTTTGAAGATGAACTTGTTCCATTATTTGAGAAAGCTGGCCCTATATGGGATCTCCGCTTAATGATGGATCCACTAACTGGTCTAAATAGAGGATATGCTTTTGTCACTTTTTGTACTAAAGAGGCAGCTCAGGAAGCTGTTAAACTG tacaaCAACCATGAAATTCGTTCTGGAAAACACATTGGTGTATGCATCTCTGTTGCAAATAATAGGCTTTTTGTTGGTTCTATTCCTAAGAGTAAAACCAAGGAGCAAATTGTTGAAGAATTTAGCAAAGTAACAG AGGGTCTTACAGATGTCATATTATATCATCAGCCTGATGACAAGAAAAAGAACCGAGGTTTCTGTTTCCTTGAATATGAAGATCACAAAACTGCTGCTCAGGCCAGACGTAGGTTAATGAGCGGCAAAGTGAAAGTCTGGGGAAATGTTGTTACAGTTGAATGGGCTGACCCTATAGAAGATCCAGATCCTGAAGTCATGGCAAAG gtaAAAGTTTTGTTTGTACGCAATCTTGCCAATACTGTAACAGAGGAGATACTAGAAAAAGCCTTCAGTCAATTTGGAAAGCTAGAGCGAGTGAAGAAGCTAAAAGACTATGCTTTCATTCATTTTGATGAACGAGATGGTGCTGTAAAG GCAATGGAAGAAATGAATGGCAAAGATTTAGAGGGAGAAAACATTGAAATTGTTTTTGCTAAGCCACCAGatcaaaaaaggaaagaacgGAAAGCTCAGAGACAAGCGGCTAAAAATCAGAT gTATGATGATTACTACTATTACGGTCCACCTCATATGCCCCCTCCAACAAGAGGTCGAGGCCGAGGAGGGAGAGGTGGTTATGGATATCCTCCTGACTATTATGGATATGAAgattattatgattattatgGCTATGACTACCATAACTATCGTGGTGGATATGAAGATCCTTACTATGGTTATGAAGATTTTCAAGTTGGAGCTAGAGGAAGGGGTGGTAGAGGAGCAAGGGGTGCTGCTCCATCCAGAGGTCGCGGGGCTGCTCCTCCCCGTGGCAGAGCCGGTTATGCACAGAGAGGTGGTCCTGGATCAGCAAGAGGCGTTCGTGGTGCGAGAGGAGGTGCCCAGCAACAAAGAGGCCGCGGG